From the genome of Rhododendron vialii isolate Sample 1 chromosome 10a, ASM3025357v1:
TTGCTCGTCGGTCTCGATGTCTATCCTAATCAATGGATTGCCGACAAAGGAGTTCATTTCTTAGAAAGGCATTAGACAAGGAGACCCTATATCcccttttctcttcaattaataTAGTAGCAGAGGCTCTCAACATCATATTGGAAAGAGCAAAAGGAGAAAGGAATTATTAAAGGGGTGGAGATGGGTCGCAATGGTTTGGTGTTATCACGTCTTCAATTCGCGGACGATACGATCCTTTTCTGCAATGATGATATGGAAGAGATGTGTAATATCAAGAGGATTTTAAGGAATTTTCAGTTAATGTCGGGTTTGAAGGTAAATTTTTCAAAGAGCTCTCTGTGTGGTGTAAATGTGAATCGTAGTGAAGTGCTTGCCCTTGCTCAAGTGTTGGGGTGTAAAGTAGAAGTCCTGTCAATCAAATATCTTGGTTTGCCTTTGGGAGCAAATCCAAGGAATGTGAAGACTTGAGAACCTGTGATTGATAGAACCCAAAAGAAACTGAGCTTATGGAGAAGTAGATCTATGTCCTCTGGAGGAAGACTCAATCAAATTAATTCCAACTTGTCCAACTTATCTGTTTATTTTATGTCTATTTTCAAAATGCCAGTGGCTGTggcaaaaaaattggaaaaattgcaGCGTCAATTCTTTTGGGGTGATAGTATTGACAAGAAGAAACTTCATTTGGTTAAATGGGAGAGTAtagcaaagaagaaagaaaatggagGCTTAGGGGTGAAGAGATTTTTGCAACAAAATTTAGCATTGCTTGctaaatggtggtggagattccACAAAGACAACAATTCCTTATGGGTGAGAGTGGTGAGAGATAAATATAGGCTGGACCAGAGGAGTTGGTTGCTGGTCTGCCCTGTGAGAGGTTCAATCTCCTCCATTTGGAAAGACATTTGTTCGATTGGTGATCCCGGGTCAAGTATTGGAGGAATTGTGCAAGAGGGTTTCAAAATCCAAGTGTTCTCGGGTCAGAATACTTACTTTTGGAACCATAGATGGTTAGGTCCTCAAACACTCAAAGAAGACTTCCCCAGGTTGTTTCTATTATCCACTCAACAAGAAGAGGTTGTCAATAACATTTTGGTTGGAAAGGGTGGGTAACGGAATTTGGGGGCTGTAGTTTAGAAGGGATTTGCGTGACAGGGAGAAGCTAATGCTAAGGAATCTAAAACTAAGATTGCAGTCGTATCACATGGATCCATCCAAACCTGACTCTCTGATATGGAAATGGATGAGTAACAAGAACTTTACGGTAAGATCAATTTATGAGCAGTGGGAAATGCAGACTCAGATTCGAAATCCTATCCTGAGCTCCCTGTGGAAAAACATTTGTCCCCCTAAGGTGGAAGTTTTGACGTGGAAGGCAGTTTAGGAAAGGTTGGCCACTCGATCTGTTCTTATGAGCAGGAATATTGCCCTAGCTGATTCTTTATGCCCGTTTTGCTTATTGCATTTGGAAACTCCCAACCATTTATTCCTTCACTGTCAGTTCTCTTGGTACATTTGGACCCAAATCTTGGATTGGTGGCACACTTCATGGGTTTGCCCGCATTCCATAGCGGATCTTTTGTGTTGGTGGTTCGACAATAGTTTCAGTAACTTGGAAAAACACATTTGGGAAGCTTGTTTTTATGCTACAATTTAGTCCATTTGGCtgatgcttgaccgatttctagacctaaaataatgggttgccccaagcgtagggcggagatcgatgtagcacaatacccggtaagaccgaagtcgaatccactaaggacggtgatgtgtgctgactaaaaactcgggttgttactaattaatctggctcttaggtagccaccctttgttgttttgattgagattaaattaaaacctagaaattgattgtatttttcaaataattaaaagaggtacggtcgtaaggttcatagcactcgtaaccggCCTGGACTCATCTGCTCTATTCGGTGTTTTTAAAAACGTTTAACTTTGGattggaaaagataccccgcaagatgcgagaccatatggtcgccgtttacccatgcgcagcggagaatgagttttggaccccattctcccgttcacatgggctccgacaatgccctgGTTTgtctgcgggaagtattttaccaatctaaaattatctgATTCagtgtttgaaaataggagtagtACCCGAACCGGTCACaacgtgctaatcaccccgcgaccctacatgtacgactactcactcattattaaacaagaagcaagaagcaaaagaaaccctaaattgaaacatacttATATTACGCGatacagaaaataaataagagattcaaactaaacaaaaatagataaacaacttttattaagaacaaaaattaaaaacgagtTATCAaaatgcgagtaattgaacaaaacattaaaaacttgaaGAAACAAAATACTTAACAATATGCCGCAGCCCCTTTCTgtaacttgttttcttttccacgGACAGAAGAAGTCGTCCAAAAGCTGCTGACGACAGTAGGGTAAATAAGGTTGGTTTTATAGGATTGAATGGATTAATCACACAGTGGTCCCTTGGATTTTGTTTAATATTAAATTGATCACCAAATTCTAATGTATTTCGCACTTCAATTCAAAACTTTTGTTAACTTCCatctttacccaaaaatcatgaaaatcgagctcgagcaacctgtaaacataaaaatgcaaaataaatatcaattgacaaatataaaagactagtaaatataatttggagggccaaaatacgtatattttggcacttatcagctGACACGGAATGAGTATATTTTTAAGGATGCGACTACAAGATCTGAAGAGGTGGTGGATATAATTAAGTTCAAGGTGGCTAAGTGGATTAAAGTCAAATTCAATATTAGGTTGTACTCTGTGGAGGATTTCAAACGGTTTTTGGATGGTATTTGTTCATTAAAATTGTAATTGTCTTGGCATATAAATCATTCAAACTTCTGCTGGATGATTTGCGCGTCCCCTTCCCCTGGCTGAGTTTGAGCATGTGTGCTCCTCAGCCTTCTCTCGATGTATCCTTTCAAATCTTATAAAATTTCGcctttgccgagaaaaaaaattaaaatatatcacTTTCTACATTTTGTTGGGAATCACTAACCTATAAGACCAATCAAACATTGCACTGACCAAAGGCTAAGGTCAGATTGACCCATGATTCAAGTCTTATTGATTGCTACGTTGCACCTACAAAAAGATGCCCTAGTTAGCTCTTTTATTAATTTATGTAGCAAAACTATCGCGGACACACAGATTCGGTCACAAATGTGTCACAAATTAACTTATTTGGGTGGCATGCACATCTATCGTGTCGGATCTAAATTCATCAGACACTACTGAATACGTCTGTGTACGTCCAGACCTTTGTAGTACTATTTCCTTTAATATGGAAACAACGTATGTACatggattttcttttcttgctcaATGCCCATtgttaatgctttgtttggttttcagggaaataaagagaaaggaagaaaaaataattgagGCAGAGTACAAAGAAAGTGTATTTTGCATGATATCAAGTTTCGtgattttcttctctctttctttacaaaccaaacaaagaaagggAATTCCTTCTTAcgtttacttcttttttttaacctcCTTTTCATAAGTTTcaaactaaggctccgtttgtttgtcCGTAAAATATTCTTgccaaaaacattttacatgatTTTTGGTGTTTGGCTATTGAAAAGccctgaaaatattttttttgggaaaatcttTTTCCTCTTTGGGCATAAAATGATTTATCGTCCAAAAGCCCGTAAGTTGTTTTCCAACGCATAGCCGACTCCACTCCACGATCACCTCGGTCGGATTAGTTGGAAgaatttcatctcaatcaaaCGGTGCAAAGGagagtgctctctctctctctctctctctctctctctctctctgtaaaagCAAGACTCTGTCTCTAACAAATCAAGGCTGGGCAAGATTGGACACTTcaaccaaacacaggaaaataattttgaaaaaaacattttcatgTAAAACTTTTtacatgaaatatatttttcattgtaaaatattttaagttcaaccaaacggagcctaagtgtaAACCTCCATATCTATTCGGTGGAGCTAAATGTATTTTGGAGGCCGGAAGCGAATCTCTTGAATGAGGCCTCCCTATATTTTCCATACAAAAATTGCTCTACACaaagtttcataaaaaaataaaaaataaaaactacaaaAGATAGAGGTGGAGAGTTGGAGATGGTAAAATAGGGGCCTCAAGGTATGTTGTATGCAAGTATTTTCCATTCACGGTTGTCGGTTCCCTTCTGAGTTGTGAGACTGACATCaagcatttccttctttttttatcaccTCTAACGTTTCTATCAGACTGTAATGTCGTAATGGTATGagagttttatttattttttattttttctttccatgGGGTTTATGGGAGTTGATTATCAATGTTTCTAATTAGTAATTCCACCGTTTGGCTTATTCCagagtttctttctttcttccttgtgCACAAGGTTGGATCGTTGCTACGAGttatttatctcgtttggactagtacgctaactggTCTCTCGTTGCTCGAAATCTCAGATTCTGGTTCCCCGGTCCTAAATGAGATATTGACCGAACAAGCTATGAAAGTTCAGTTTTGGACTTGGGGTGAGATTCATACGAAACGTCTAATTTCAACATATTGCTGAGAAAACGTTAACGTAAAGATGGTTCTGGAGTATGTGATCATAACAATATTTAATGTTCGCTCATTCAATATTAAAGATCCGCGGCCGTCCTTCAGCATGCCCTTCTCTTGACTAATTACGAGAGATTTGAACATGCGACCTTATTAATGTAACTATTAATGTAACTGTTAGGTACGCTAGCTTCAATTATTTCTACAAACTCAATCATATATGCATGTTATAGTTCGTACCGCAATAATTGGAACATAAAGTtcgatttggtttgatttgtatagTTTGTACCTCAACGTGAGATTTGTCCATTAGTATCCGACTACTCTTTTGTTAATTAATGTCACTTTCTACATTCTTTTGGGCGACACTAACGTATAAGAACACTGGCACTGATCGACCAAATTAAGGCTAAGGTCAGATTGACCCATGATTTCAAGTCTTTTTTTGATTGTTACGTTGCACCTACAAAAAGATGGCCATTAGCTCTTTTATACAGCAAAAATAATAGAGACACAGATCTGGAAACACTAGAAAGTAAGAGCATGTTTTCCAATATTTTCTGCTAATACATAAACTGTAGTAGATGACACAACAAgctaagcaaaaaaaagacatgACAGACGCAACGACGACTCTGCCGGCGACTCACTCTCACCGACAGGGTTGTATTATTATTTATCCTTAATTAAAACAAGTTCACAAACAGTAGACGGACACAGGAAGTGATCCATTTTTATTCTAACACTTTCATGCCAATAGTGCTACTctctttatttttccttttggttttgGGATTTGTAAATATTCTAGCAATTCGGGTACGAGACACCACAAGCGGAGGCAACCCTCCTGGCGTTGGGAGAGTTGACGTACTGGCCGAGGCTAGGGTTCTTCTTGTACCCACAGAAGCAAGGCTGCTGCTCCCTAAGCTTGACACAGCAACCCGCTGCCGGCGGCGCCGACGACGTGAATGACCCTTGACATGAGCTCAGCTCCATGGGGTTGCACGTCACCGCCTCGGTCACCCGTGCTTCCTCTAGCACCACCAGCACCACAACCAGAGCACACAGCAGTGAAGCACAAGACCCTTTCTTCATCTTCAAACAACACCACAGTaatatcagagagagagagagagagagagagagagagagagagagagggaatgcTAATGGGGTACTGCATTTAGGCCAGTGCTTGGGGCTTAATTTATAGAGGCCGGCCGATCGTCTTTGGGACAAATAGAAACCAGATCCTCTCAGGTCCATGCATGCATCTTAGGTCAGTGCTAATGGGACCCACCAAGGAAAATACAAGAACTTTtatcaaagaaaattttaaatgttgTTTTAATAAATGATAACTCTGTTAAGGACGTAAACTAAAGGCGAAATGTTTGaagtttttaatatatttttgtaactaAAGGCAaaatgtttgatatttttttcttaacaaattgcattattttgaagtttttattttgtaaaccAGACAATCTTTTTTGAATCGAACTTAGAATTTTGTAATTGTTAGTATataacactacaagaaatcaaaTAATAGACGAGGAATTATTTTCGTCTCTAAAAGTATCATATTTCATCTCCAAGTGAACTGGCGACTAAAAACTTCGTCGCAGAAAGTTTCACTCAAAAGAcccttgggaaaaaaaaatttgtcgccAATTATTCTTTTTGGAGACGAAATTAGATTTCCTTGCCAAAGGTGACCCAATGGAGACAAAAAATTTGTTGCCaatttcatatgggaaaaataAACCCATGCACTTTCTTGCGTCTCTTAAGTTTCGAACCCAGGCAATTCGCACAAGGCTTTAACCAACTGCACCATACACACCCTTTGATATATATTGAAAATATCTAATATAGAACATATATGTTTGACATttatttttggtactttttgATTTCCCTATTGTCAAATGTGATTACTAATctattattgtttttatttgttacgttttcaatttaaaacataaaattcaTTTATTAAACCTCATTATTTATCTTGCTGTATAGATTTAATGTTAGTTCAAATCATCTGGTACCATTAACATTAATACACATGTTAAGGAAGAAAATACACGTTAAGCAAGAAAATTAACttaccatattttttttgtatgcaaCCTTTTAATAAATTTCGTCCTCATAAATATCTGTTCATGAATAACATGGTAAGTTAATTTTTGCTAtgacaaaatacatttcgttGATCAGGCTTAAGTaaatttggtgacgaaatacaaTTTTCTTCACCAAAGATAACCATTTGGCaacgaaaatatatttcgtcaccaaaaagatAACTCTGTTAAGGACATAAGCTGCGGTCAAAAGAGCATCTCCTTAGAAGCTAATAGGGACGTGGGTTGCAGTCAAAAAAGCATCTTCCCAAAAACTTATCGGGTGATTGGCTTGCGCCATCATCGACCATCTCAAAAAGGGTCCAATTCCTTCGCtctgcaactccattttgttgcggAGTACTAAGAATTGTTAATTACGTGCTTATCCCTCAAGGAAATATATTTATTGTCGCCAAATGGTTATCTTTGgcaaggaaaaaataaattcgtctcCATATGTATCCCTTTGTtaacgaaatacatttttcatcgccaaaaggGTACATATGGAGACAAAATTAGTTTTCCTCGTCAAATTGGTACATTTAGAGACAAAATCtacaaacaaaattatatttcgtcgctaaataggtGCAACTGGTGAGGAAATAATTTTGTCGTGCAAATTGTCAAAACAAcgaagaatttattttttcatcgccaaatatACTTTTTGTACGTTGTAGTGttactgtttttttctttttttttacagaaaactCAATCATGGTATTGTCTGTACGGCAACGTGagattaatttaatttaatttgtgCTTAGGTGATGGTTTCCATATTTAGGTTTGGGTGGTAGGGCCGTCtaatttgaaataaatttttgtgaCCTTGCACTCAACCATGCTGTCCGTTAGTGTCCGATCGACTCCTAGTTATCACTTTCTACATTTTTTTGGGCAGCACTAACGTATTTGACCGTTCAAACATTCGCACTGACCAAAGGCGGGTAAGGTCAGATTGATCCATGATTCAAGTCTTTTCGATTGCTACGTTGCACCTACGCACAAAAAGATATATAGCCCCTATTAGCTCTTTTATTTATGTATGTAGAAAAACTGCCATGCACACGGACACACAAGTCCGGTCACAAATGTGTTCGAAATTGATCTAATTGTGTCAGATCTATATTCGTTAGACAGTTCTAAATACATTTGTGTACGTCGAGATCTTTGTAgaactatttctttttcttgctcAATGCCCGGGGTACGTataatggttttgttttgtttcagggaaatgaaagaaaaatattggaggcagagtattaaaaaaaaaaaaaaaaactatgtgaAGAAATATATCTATTTGGACATATATTCATTTGAAACAACCAAAGGACAGCAGATTAATTTCAATTCGGCTAACCATTTTTAATGGGTGACTTGCTAAAATAGTAATCCATGAAGTCAAAAAGGTCACATTGTCTAAGAAATATAAAGTAGAAAAACGATACGCGGATTCCATATATAATTAATGATGGATGGCGCGCGGGATGAAGAGGCTAacaagattttttattttttatttttgtcattcgGGATATATTAGTGGGGGTTAGCAAGGTGTTAGTTTGTTAGTCAACAGGGTACCCCAAACCTGCTTTCCATAGGATTCGAACTCAGACCATCactgaagagagaaataaaacaaCCAACTTGACAAACTTTATTTCTCAAGCTAACATTGACCACTGCTTAATTTGACAAATACTATTGGTAGATATTGTTATCGTtattttaaaggaaattttcaaaatacctCTCAAACTTTGACCTCAATGTTTAATAGATACAcaaattaactttaaaaaacttcaattttacatCTGAACTTTTCTTCCGTTATTCAAATAGACTCTTACCCTTTAAATACGTTAAATTGGTAACGAAATTGCTAACAGGGGTCatttaatagaacaaattaactCTATTAGCAATTTAAGGGATTTAGATGGTAGAAGTCTGTTTCAATAACGGAAGAAAAATTAGGTGtcacattgaattttttttaaagtttagaGTCTATTAGACATTAAGGTAAGAGTTTGGAGGGTATTTCGaaaatttctcttatttttaaTAGAGTTGTGCTATAAGTACCGACCGGCTGCGGCGGAcggtctccggccaccggacggccgatccgagccgtccaaaaattctataaaaaaaaccgaggggcctagcgcgggaatcaacggcatccgaggtgtgtagggtgtttgatccgagcacccctttttttgtgtatatacacgtatatacatatatacatgaaaaaggggtgctcggatcaagcattctacacaccttggatgccgttgattcccgtgcAAAAaccctttggttttttttttttagaatttttggacggctcggatcggccttccagtggccggagacggcccggcgcggccggtcggtacgaaatccctccccggccgtcggtacctatatcatttctatttttaataTCAAGTAGCATGAGAAATAGAATAAcacgtgtgtatatatgtgtgtgtgtatatatatatatacagtcattttcaaatgaggagatccttattttagttaaaataaaaaccttctcatttctcccattttctgttcgaatttcgatgatccaagccgctcaatgtgttcaaaacgtgaacaaacaaaaaaaacaaacaaaaactactcggatgaagccctttccggtcattttttttgctgatttctctcgggTTCCTTTGAAATTACGtcctgaacacattgagcggctcggatcatcaaaattctatcgggaaagggaggtcattattttgttaagttaaggtggtccttacgaGAAGTGAactgtgtatgtatgtgtgtgtgtgtgtgtgtgtgtgtgtgtgtgtatatatatatatatatatatatatatatagtccggatcaagtccacacccaTTTCTGTCCGCACattccattttccgatcgaatttcgatgatccaagctactcaatgtgatcagaacgtgattttaaggttttcgcaagaaatcggcagcaaaaaaaagatcggaaagggcttcatccgaatagtttttgtttgtattttattgaacggttcaataaaaaactgctcaaatcaagcccttcccggtgttttttttttgtcgatttctcgcgagtattcttaaaatcacgttctgaacacattgagcggctcgaatcatcgaaattcgatcgggcaATGGAAGGTGCGGACGGGAAGGGGTCTAGATAGGaaccggactgtatatatataaacggACTCGCTTTGTTTTGACTTAGAACATTTAACAAGGTAAAATAATTGTTCTTATaaataattttgcaaaaaatattaaagGAAATGTAATAGTACTACGTAATACTTGTTGTGGTGGTCGGGCGCGTGTGTTTGTATGCACTCGTGGCAATGTTAAAGGAACGGCTACGACTTAACTGAGATTTCAAAAGGTTGTACAAACTTACCACATACTCCACTATTATTAACGAAAACAATACAGTCACCGACTAGTAGGGTCGGTGACTGGCCACTAACCGTATGCGGGATCCACTTCAGGTCCCATGCAAATAATTCAAGCcactcaataatttaaaaaaaaaactgagttgGCTCCATggaaaataagctcaatccgatatgtgtactTGTTCGttccaaactttcatttttgaatggctcagatcatttgattttgaaaagtttggatcaaacacgtacacatatcagattgagcttatttttcatGGGGCCTActcgatttttttaaaaaaaaatattattgagcAGCTCGAATTATTCGGGCCTGCACATGCTGTTTTTCATGGGGCCTACtcggttttttaaaattattgaataatCCCTCATTATGAAAGAAACTTACCCCATAGTTGGATTGTCCAGTTCTTTCCGTCAATTCACTGCAATACTCAGCGCTTTACACATAGGTTCAAGTAGAACTATAACtgatatttttgcatttttgtggTTGCATACATATTGTTATTGATGGATTACTGTAAATGTTTGAAATATTAAAATGCTCTCTTATGGACGCATTCAATTTTTATGGTAAATACATAATTTCTCACCGTTCAAACTAACCAATCCTCAATCTAGGAGTCCTATTTTTCCTTCTCCAATGGTCATGCCAAAACTCCACTCTAGTTGGATTTTCTCATTGTGCAAAGATACGGCATTTCTCAAACTATTTAAAGGAAATAAGCAAATCACATTTTAAACATGCAATTTTACTTCTACGCGATTTAGGGCATCTGAATTCCCAACTAAATATGTTCGGATCATGACCAAattgaaacttcaaaagaaaGTTTATCTCATGCACAAACATAATCAGAATTTTGCATCCCATTTACCATTTCCTCACTCTATGTGTAGCCTTGAGTAGTATATACAATTAGCAAGTAAGTAAAAAAACAGaggtttttacttttacctactaGCATTAGGAGGTATGCCCGAAACACCATGATTGATGAGAACTGCCAGCAGAAAGGCACTGCCCATGTTGATTGGCAAGCTCTGCACAACGTCATTGTTTCTTGATACCAAATCAGTCACCCATTCCCTTCTCCGCTTCGGTCCCCAGTAAAAACTAAACGTTATATCTCTTATGCTATTGTAAGGCGTTGAAGGTAAAGCTCTTAAGTTGCAAATAGCTACTGGTGCAGAATGCCAACGCAGAATTTTCAGCGACTCTGATCCTCTTCATACCACAAGCCAAAACCCCAACACTAACTtaagagagaaacaaaatttcGCCAGTTGCTAACTATTCTTTACTAAGACCTCTGACAATTACAAAGCAAACTCATAAGGGTATACTCCTGCGTATAATCCCGTGGAAGATATTAGGGAAATAAGGAATACGAATACGAAGACACAATCTATACAAGGTTAGGAAGGAAGCAGGAATGTGAAGCCATGAAACTTAGCGTATGTGAAAACCTATAACTCAATGCAACAGCAATACCGAAATTGCTATTTTTGCTTATAATATAGTTCTGAACACGTTCTATGAAGAATGCCAGAAGCCTTACATAACACAGATTGCTTTCACTAGTTTTATAAAAGTTCAAGGAATTACTAGCTTATTAGTTTTACCCTCAGACAACACGGCTTCGTTTTTTGGAACATAAAATCTAATGTGTTGTCCCTTTATTAATGATCtaaaaaagaaggcaaagaaCAAGCTTATGTGTTGTCCCTTTATTAATGAACTAAAAACAAATTCAGTAGTACTAAAAGGTCAAAACCACACCTTTTCATGCATTTCTTTGGCCTTCTCCTTCATTTTTTTGATAGAAGCTGATAAACGCGTAAATATTCACATTAGCGCCTtctaatttatcattgctaagtctttttattttattacttggtattttaatgtttaatttttgtgttgtaggtattcggagagtttgatataaaaatatgcaaagttgaaatctatattataaaacagagcggtttttgtCTATACATATAAACCCAGCACCCTTTACAACCGTCCGATCAATATTTTATGTTAGTTGTAGCCATCTAATTGAGAGAATACTTTCTAATATACTTCATAATATAAACTCCCCTAACCTTATGACCGGTAAATCCTTCCAATTGATTGTTTTTACATTGTTTCCTTAAAAAGAttttcctatttaattttcctacatccaactcaataatttccttttaggttgatttttttactttaaaaaacgaaacaaacattttttgattcatacgctaaaaggaaacattctttattttttaaatttgataaTTACGTTGTTTCCTCAAAACGGAGTAGCATGTACATACGTTTTCCTTCAACAATGAATCTACGTTTTTTCTTAATAATCTAATTCGTAAGCTTCTCCAAGAAGAGAAGATATCAGCTTCCTTCCTACcttgattggagaaagagagagggtcaTTACCTCTACTTTGTCAGAACAAGAggtaatcaaatctttttatttttcgggTATTCTAATTAATGTTTCTAcatgttctctccctctctctaggttAGA
Proteins encoded in this window:
- the LOC131303649 gene encoding non-specific lipid-transfer protein 2-like, with product MKKGSCASLLCALVVVLVVLEEARVTEAVTCNPMELSSCQGSFTSSAPPAAGCCVKLREQQPCFCGYKKNPSLGQYVNSPNARRVASACGVSYPNC